Genomic segment of Paenibacillus sp. FSL R5-0623:
TTTCTTTTAATTTTACACGGATGTAATGTTGCCTTTTTTCTCTTCATACGTTTCTTCACTTCTGAATAACTCACCGTGTGGACACCTCCCTACAGACATAGTTTAACGTACGTATGTAGATGAAAAGGTGCGTGGACGAACAACCATTTTAGTGAAAAACTCAGCTTATTCCCAGGAAAAACAATAAAATTGAATCACACCGTCCCTACGGTTGATCTAAATTGGTCATAACCATTAATTGAGTCGAGCTGGTTTACGTAACGGTATTTGTTCACAAAAAAACTCATGCCATTTGGGCATGAGTTGCTTGGTTTAATCACGCAGACGTTCCGAATAAAGCAGATTAGTTCGTTTAAAGCTAATATATCATACCCCTTGAAAGAGAGTCGTCTTACATCTGCATCGGGTGTACAACGATATAGGAGTTTTGAGAAAAAGGTAACCAGGACCTCCATAACATGTTGAGTTCACTTATACTGATTTTTCGATTGTAATATCCTTCATCACAATTAATCTTGTGGTCTAACGATTCTGCCAAGTAAAAATGTGTTTCATCATAGCCAACGACGGGAACAAAATGCAAATAACGTACTTTGGGATGTACTCTAATAAATAAAATAACAGGTACACCCTGGCTGATCTGTTTTTTCAACGTATTCACATTTCCTCGTAAGTACATTGCCTGATATCCTAGCTTCCTGAAAAAAACAACAACCGCTTTGGGATATACCGTCCCATCCAGTAATTTGCGAGGATAGGTTTCATATAACTTTGTTCCGTTGGACTCCAAACCGAAATGTCTCAAGACAAACGCACTTGAAAATGCAGCGCATTCGTAGTTTTTCTGAATATCCAACCGATTTGAAGATTGAATGTAATATGTGCTTGGCACATTGACTGTGTACATGCGATCTTTCTTAGGGAAACTAAAATAAAGGGAGATCACCCAGAGAATAATCAACCAAAGTAATACATTGAGAAACAACACGTGACCTCCTTCTCTTCATCAGATGATATACTCTACCGTTTAAGTATGCCATTCACTAGACAGCAGACTATACGTCACAATATTCTCATAATGATCGTAAACCCATTGAGCTTCTCTGGATATGCCCTCATTTGAAAATCCGATTTTCTCAGGTATAGCTCTACTTTTAAAGTTGTTTTCTGCACATTGAATAATGACACGATTTAACTTCAACTCGTTAAAGAGATATTTAAGCAATTGTTCTATTGATTTGGTGATGATTCCTTTGCCCTGTGCTGACTCAGCTAAAAAATATCCAATGCTCGTTGTTCGATTATTCCAATCAATATAATGCAATCCTAACATCCCGACCAATTGTTCATTGAACCATATTCCGGAATCAAAACCGTTTCGCTCTTCATAATTATGTGTCCATACTTCTATTACAGAATCTAAATCGCTGGGCGATTGTCTTTTATCAACCCAGAGTAACCACGCTCTCAAGTACTTTCTGTTCTCATCAATTAACGCATACAACTCATCTCTATCTCGAGATTGGATCAGCTTTAA
This window contains:
- a CDS encoding C39 family peptidase, with the translated sequence MFLNVLLWLIILWVISLYFSFPKKDRMYTVNVPSTYYIQSSNRLDIQKNYECAAFSSAFVLRHFGLESNGTKLYETYPRKLLDGTVYPKAVVVFFRKLGYQAMYLRGNVNTLKKQISQGVPVILFIRVHPKVRYLHFVPVVGYDETHFYLAESLDHKINCDEGYYNRKISISELNMLWRSWLPFSQNSYIVVHPMQM
- a CDS encoding GNAT family protein, encoding MLPFQVNESIVLKLIQSRDRDELYALIDENRKYLRAWLLWVDKRQSPSDLDSVIEVWTHNYEERNGFDSGIWFNEQLVGMLGLHYIDWNNRTTSIGYFLAESAQGKGIITKSIEQLLKYLFNELKLNRVIIQCAENNFKSRAIPEKIGFSNEGISREAQWVYDHYENIVTYSLLSSEWHT